A genomic segment from Amycolatopsis camponoti encodes:
- the hisF gene encoding imidazole glycerol phosphate synthase subunit HisF: MSVAVRVIPCLDVDAGRVVKGVNFAGLRDAGDPVELARRYDAEGADELTFLDVTASSGDRETTYDVVRRTAEQVFIPLTVGGGVRSNDDVNRLLRTGADKVSINTAAIARPEFLHEASRRFGAQCIVLSVDARRVPEGGEPTASGFEVTTHGGRRGTGIDAVEWAARGEELGVGEILLNSMDADGTKNGFDLELIELVRKAVRVPVIASGGAGAVEHFLPAVRTGADAVLAASVFHFGQLKIGDVKDALREGGVEVR, from the coding sequence ATGTCTGTCGCGGTGCGGGTGATCCCCTGTCTCGACGTCGACGCGGGCCGGGTCGTCAAGGGCGTCAACTTCGCCGGCCTCCGCGACGCCGGCGACCCCGTCGAGCTGGCCCGGCGCTATGACGCCGAGGGAGCCGACGAGCTGACGTTCCTCGACGTCACGGCGTCCTCCGGCGACCGCGAAACCACCTACGACGTGGTCCGCCGCACCGCCGAGCAGGTGTTCATCCCGCTCACCGTCGGCGGCGGCGTCCGCAGCAACGACGACGTCAACCGGCTGCTGCGCACCGGCGCGGACAAGGTCAGCATCAACACCGCCGCGATCGCCCGGCCGGAGTTCCTCCACGAGGCCTCGCGCCGGTTCGGCGCCCAGTGCATCGTCCTGTCGGTCGACGCCCGCCGCGTGCCCGAGGGCGGCGAGCCCACCGCGTCCGGCTTCGAGGTCACCACCCACGGCGGCCGCCGCGGCACCGGCATCGACGCCGTCGAGTGGGCCGCGCGCGGCGAAGAGCTCGGCGTCGGCGAGATCCTGCTGAACTCCATGGACGCCGACGGCACCAAGAACGGCTTCGACCTCGAGCTCATCGAGCTGGTCCGCAAGGCCGTCCGGGTCCCGGTGATCGCCAGCGGGGGAGCGGGCGCGGTCGAGCACTTCCTGCCGGCCGTGCGAACGGGCGCCGACGCGGTCCTCGCGGCCAGTGTGTTCCACTTCGGACAGCTCAAGATCGGCGACGTCAAGGACGCGCTGCGGGAAGGCGGGGTCGAGGTCCGATGA